In Micromonospora purpureochromogenes, a single window of DNA contains:
- the ald gene encoding alanine dehydrogenase codes for MKVGIPREVKNHEYRVAITPAGVNEFTRHGHEVFVESGAGVGSTISDDEFAAAGAKILGTADEVWDTADLVLKVKEPVAEEYHRMREGQVLFTYLHLAASKECTDALVDRKVTGIAYETVEMPDRSLPLLAPMSEVAGRLAPQVGAFYMMRTGGGRGVLPGGVSGVYAAKTVVIGAGVSGLNAAAIALGLQSEVLLLDKNVARLRQADAIYRGHLQTVASNAYEIERAVVDADLVIGAVLVPGAKAPKLISNELVSRMKPGSVLVDIAIDQGGCFEDSRPTTHADPVYKVHESIFYCVANMPGAVPNTSTYALTNVTLPYALELANQGWREALRRDPALALGLNTHDGQVVYGPVAEAHGMATLPLAEVLA; via the coding sequence GTGAAGGTCGGAATCCCACGCGAGGTCAAGAACCACGAGTACCGCGTGGCGATCACGCCGGCGGGCGTCAACGAGTTCACCCGCCACGGTCACGAGGTCTTCGTCGAGTCCGGCGCCGGTGTCGGGTCGACCATCAGCGACGACGAGTTCGCCGCGGCCGGCGCCAAGATCCTGGGCACCGCCGACGAGGTGTGGGACACCGCGGATCTGGTGCTCAAGGTCAAGGAGCCGGTCGCGGAGGAGTACCACCGCATGCGCGAGGGGCAGGTGCTCTTCACCTACCTGCACCTGGCCGCCTCCAAGGAGTGCACCGACGCGCTGGTCGACCGGAAGGTCACCGGCATCGCGTACGAGACCGTCGAGATGCCCGACCGGTCGCTGCCGCTGCTCGCCCCGATGTCCGAGGTGGCCGGCCGGCTCGCCCCGCAGGTGGGCGCCTTCTACATGATGCGCACCGGCGGTGGCCGGGGCGTGCTTCCCGGCGGCGTCTCCGGCGTGTACGCGGCCAAGACCGTGGTCATCGGCGCCGGTGTCTCCGGCCTGAACGCCGCGGCGATCGCCCTGGGCCTGCAGTCCGAGGTGCTGCTGCTGGACAAGAACGTCGCCCGGCTGCGCCAGGCCGACGCCATCTACCGGGGCCACCTGCAGACCGTCGCCTCCAACGCGTACGAGATCGAGCGGGCCGTGGTCGACGCGGACCTGGTCATCGGCGCGGTCCTCGTCCCGGGCGCGAAGGCCCCGAAGCTGATCTCCAACGAGCTGGTCTCCCGGATGAAGCCGGGCAGCGTGCTCGTCGACATCGCCATCGACCAGGGCGGCTGCTTCGAGGACTCGCGTCCCACCACGCACGCCGACCCGGTCTACAAGGTGCACGAGTCGATCTTCTACTGCGTGGCGAACATGCCCGGCGCGGTGCCGAACACCAGCACCTACGCGCTGACCAACGTCACCCTGCCGTACGCGCTGGAGCTGGCCAACCAGGGCTGGCGCGAGGCGCTGCGCCGCGACCCGGCCCTGGCGCTGGGCCTGAACACCCACGACGGCCAGGTCGTCTACGGCCCGGTCGCCGAGGCGCACGGCATGGCGACCCTGCCGCTGGCCGAGGTGCTGGCCTGA
- a CDS encoding CTP synthase produces the protein MAPSARTTRHIFVTGGVASSLGKGLTASSLGNLLTARGLRVVMQKLDPYLNVDPGTMNPFQHGEVFITEDGAETDLDVGHYERFLDRDLSGKANVTTGQIYSDVIAKERRGEYLGDTVQVIPHITNEIKSRILGMADPNGDGQIPDVVITEVGGTVGDIESLPFLEAIRQVRHDLGRDNCFYLHVSLVPYLAPSGELKTKPTQHSVAQLRSIGIQPDAIVLRCDREIPEKLKEKLSLYCDVDREAVVAAPDAPSIYDIPKVLHREGLDAYVVRRLGLSFRDVDWTSWDDLLDRVHQPRHTVTVAVVGKYVDLPDAYLSVSEAIRAAGFGHKARVQLRWVPSDDCVTPAGAAAALAGADGIVIPGGFGVRGIEGKIGTARYARENGIPLLGLCLGLQCMTIEVARHLAGLDGANSLEFDEEATHPVIATMADQEDIVAGKGDLGGTMRLGAYPATLAEGSLVAEAYGSTEVSERHRHRYEVNNAYRDQLTKAGLHISGTSPDGRLVEFIELDRGLHPFFVATQAHPEVKSRPTRPHPLFAAFVKAAVAYSEADQLPVDLDAVAEAPSAKKASRNGATAKAASAS, from the coding sequence TTGGCCCCTTCAGCACGGACGACCAGGCACATTTTCGTCACCGGGGGCGTCGCCTCCTCGCTGGGTAAGGGCCTCACCGCCTCCAGCCTCGGCAATCTGCTCACCGCGCGCGGGCTGCGCGTGGTGATGCAGAAGCTCGACCCGTACCTCAACGTCGACCCGGGGACGATGAACCCGTTCCAGCACGGTGAGGTCTTCATCACCGAGGACGGCGCCGAGACCGACCTCGACGTCGGGCACTACGAGCGCTTCCTCGACCGGGACCTGTCCGGCAAGGCGAACGTCACCACCGGCCAGATCTACTCCGACGTGATCGCCAAGGAGCGGCGCGGCGAGTACCTGGGCGACACCGTCCAGGTGATCCCGCACATCACCAACGAGATCAAGTCCCGGATCCTCGGCATGGCCGACCCGAACGGCGACGGCCAGATCCCGGACGTGGTGATCACCGAGGTCGGCGGCACCGTGGGCGACATCGAGTCGCTGCCGTTCCTGGAGGCGATCCGCCAGGTCCGCCACGACCTGGGCCGGGACAACTGCTTCTACCTGCACGTCTCGCTGGTGCCGTACCTGGCGCCCTCGGGCGAGCTGAAGACGAAGCCGACCCAGCACTCGGTGGCCCAGCTGCGCAGCATCGGCATCCAGCCCGACGCGATCGTGCTGCGCTGCGACCGGGAGATCCCGGAGAAGCTCAAGGAGAAGCTCTCGCTCTACTGCGACGTGGACCGGGAGGCGGTCGTCGCCGCCCCGGACGCGCCGAGCATCTACGACATCCCGAAGGTGCTGCACCGCGAGGGCCTCGACGCGTACGTGGTGCGCCGGCTCGGCCTCTCCTTCCGCGACGTCGACTGGACCAGCTGGGACGACCTGCTGGACCGGGTGCACCAGCCGCGCCACACGGTGACCGTCGCGGTGGTCGGCAAGTACGTCGACCTGCCCGACGCGTACCTGTCGGTGAGCGAGGCGATCCGGGCCGCCGGGTTCGGCCACAAGGCCCGGGTACAGCTGCGCTGGGTGCCCAGCGACGACTGCGTCACCCCGGCCGGCGCCGCGGCGGCCCTGGCCGGCGCGGACGGCATCGTCATCCCGGGCGGCTTCGGCGTGCGCGGCATCGAGGGCAAGATCGGCACCGCCCGGTACGCCCGCGAGAACGGCATCCCGCTGCTCGGCCTCTGCCTCGGCCTGCAGTGCATGACCATCGAGGTGGCCCGGCACCTGGCCGGCCTGGACGGCGCCAACTCGCTGGAGTTCGACGAGGAGGCCACGCACCCGGTCATCGCCACCATGGCCGACCAGGAGGACATCGTCGCCGGCAAGGGCGACCTGGGCGGCACCATGCGGCTCGGGGCGTACCCGGCGACGCTGGCCGAGGGCTCGCTCGTCGCCGAGGCGTACGGCAGCACCGAGGTCAGCGAGCGGCACCGACACCGCTACGAGGTGAACAACGCCTACCGCGACCAGCTCACCAAGGCCGGCCTGCACATCTCCGGCACCTCGCCGGACGGCCGGCTGGTCGAGTTCATCGAGCTGGACCGCGGCCTGCACCCGTTCTTCGTGGCCACCCAGGCGCACCCCGAGGTGAAGAGCCGCCCGACCCGCCCGCACCCGCTGTTCGCGGCGTTCGTGAAGGCGGCCGTGGCGTACTCGGAGGCCGACCAGCTGCCGGTGGACCTGGACGCGGTGGCGGAGGCCCCGTCGGCGAAGAAGGCCTCCCGCAACGGCGCGACGGCGAAGGCGGCGTCCGCCTCGTGA
- a CDS encoding glycosyltransferase family 4 protein, with amino-acid sequence MTDASSAPRWQGTVVLLLASSTGGVGQHVRSVARGLTEVGVSVLVCGPAATQDQFDFTAVGARFAPVEIPASPTPADARAVSALRRTLAAETVRVVHAHGLRAGLVATLARPAAPVVVTWHNAVLAGGVRGQLSRLAERAVARSGRVALGASADLVERAAALGAADARLAPVAAPTLPAPRRRRAAVRAEFGVVPGQSLVLSVGRLHPQKRYDVLVDAAARWRTRTPPPAVVIAGSGPAYLQLAARISAARAPVTLLGHRTDVADLLAGCDLAVVTSDWEARQLFAQEALRAGVPLVATAVGGLPELVGDAAVLVPAGDVDAVDAAVRALLDDESLRADLARRGAARAATWPTEEDTVAALLDLYAELGPDAAGPAAPGADTGSTGRR; translated from the coding sequence ATGACCGACGCTTCCTCGGCGCCGCGCTGGCAGGGCACGGTCGTCCTGCTGCTCGCCTCCAGCACCGGCGGGGTCGGGCAGCACGTCCGCTCGGTGGCCCGCGGCCTCACCGAGGTCGGCGTCTCCGTGCTGGTGTGCGGGCCCGCCGCCACCCAGGACCAGTTCGACTTCACCGCCGTCGGGGCGCGCTTCGCCCCGGTGGAGATCCCGGCCAGCCCCACCCCGGCCGACGCGCGGGCCGTGTCCGCGCTGCGCCGGACCCTGGCCGCCGAGACGGTACGCGTCGTGCACGCCCACGGGCTGCGCGCCGGTCTGGTCGCCACGCTCGCCCGGCCGGCCGCGCCGGTCGTGGTCACCTGGCACAACGCGGTGCTCGCCGGCGGGGTGCGCGGGCAGCTCTCGCGGCTGGCCGAGCGGGCCGTGGCCCGCTCCGGCCGGGTCGCGCTCGGCGCCTCGGCCGACCTGGTCGAGCGGGCCGCCGCGCTGGGCGCCGCCGACGCCCGGCTCGCCCCGGTCGCCGCACCCACCCTGCCCGCCCCGCGTCGCCGGCGCGCCGCCGTGCGCGCCGAGTTCGGCGTCGTACCGGGCCAGTCGCTGGTGCTCTCCGTCGGCCGGCTGCACCCGCAGAAGCGGTACGACGTGCTGGTCGACGCCGCGGCCCGCTGGCGTACCCGGACCCCACCGCCGGCCGTCGTGATCGCCGGCAGCGGACCGGCGTACCTGCAACTGGCCGCCCGGATCTCCGCCGCCCGGGCGCCGGTGACCCTGCTCGGCCACCGCACCGACGTGGCGGACCTGCTCGCCGGCTGTGACCTGGCGGTGGTCACCAGCGACTGGGAGGCCCGGCAGCTGTTCGCGCAGGAGGCGCTGCGGGCCGGCGTACCGCTGGTGGCGACCGCCGTGGGCGGCCTGCCGGAGCTGGTCGGCGACGCCGCGGTGCTGGTGCCGGCGGGGGACGTCGACGCGGTCGACGCGGCGGTGCGCGCGCTGCTGGACGACGAGAGCCTCCGCGCCGACCTGGCCCGGCGCGGCGCCGCCCGCGCGGCGACCTGGCCGACCGAGGAGGACACCGTGGCCGCGCTGCTCGACCTCTACGCCGAGCTCGGTCCGGACGCCGCCGGGCCGGCCGCGCCCGGCGCGGACACCGGATCGACGGGACGCCGCTGA
- a CDS encoding site-specific tyrosine recombinase XerD: MTAAPNTAGAGVTPAPALRRAVRGYLDHLTVERGLSANTFASYRRDLERYLDTLAAAGVTDLAAVGPGQVEAHLARLRAGDDGHPPLAVSSAARAASAVRGLHRFALREGLAGADPSRDVRPPTPPRRLPRALPVDDVVRLLETAGAVTAAGDGAALALRDRALLEFLYGTGARISEAVGAAVDDLDVDEGTALLRGKGGRTRLVPIGGYAVEALRAWLVRARPALVAAGRGTPAVFVNARGGTLTRQGAWTILRRAAERAALPVHGPNAVSPHTLRHSYATHLLDGGADVRVVQELLGHASVTTTQVYTLVTVERLREVYATAHPRARG; this comes from the coding sequence CTGACCGCTGCACCGAACACCGCCGGCGCGGGCGTCACGCCCGCGCCGGCCCTGCGCCGTGCCGTCCGCGGCTACCTCGACCACCTGACCGTCGAACGTGGCCTGTCGGCGAACACGTTCGCCTCGTACCGTCGGGACCTGGAGCGGTACCTCGACACCCTGGCGGCCGCCGGCGTGACCGACCTGGCCGCCGTCGGCCCGGGGCAGGTCGAGGCGCACCTGGCCCGGCTGCGGGCCGGGGACGACGGCCACCCGCCGCTGGCGGTCTCCTCGGCGGCCCGGGCGGCCTCCGCCGTGCGCGGGCTGCACCGCTTCGCGCTGCGCGAGGGGTTGGCCGGCGCCGACCCCAGCCGGGACGTCCGGCCGCCCACGCCGCCCCGCCGGCTGCCCCGGGCGCTGCCGGTCGACGACGTGGTCCGGCTGCTGGAGACCGCCGGCGCGGTGACCGCCGCCGGCGACGGCGCGGCCCTCGCGCTGCGCGACCGGGCGCTGCTGGAGTTCCTCTACGGCACCGGCGCGCGGATCTCCGAGGCGGTCGGCGCGGCCGTGGACGACCTCGACGTCGACGAGGGCACCGCGCTGCTGCGCGGCAAGGGCGGGCGCACCCGGCTGGTCCCGATCGGCGGGTACGCCGTCGAGGCGCTGCGCGCCTGGCTGGTGCGGGCCCGGCCCGCGCTGGTCGCGGCCGGGCGGGGCACCCCGGCGGTCTTCGTCAACGCCCGCGGCGGCACGCTGACCCGGCAGGGCGCCTGGACGATTCTGCGCCGCGCTGCCGAGCGCGCCGCGCTGCCGGTGCACGGGCCGAACGCGGTGTCCCCGCACACCCTGCGCCACTCGTACGCCACCCACCTGCTCGACGGCGGCGCCGACGTGCGGGTGGTGCAGGAACTGCTCGGCCACGCCTCGGTGACGACCACCCAGGTGTACACGTTGGTCACCGTGGAGCGGCTGCGCGAGGTGTACGCCACCGCGCATCCCCGCGCCCGCGGCTGA
- a CDS encoding pseudouridine synthase, with protein sequence MRRDDRAPKTDAPVYEGAERLQKVLAAAGVGSRRACEDLIFRRRVTVNGRVAQLGDKVDPATAVIHVDGERLQANNRLVYVAMNKPRGVVTTMADEKGRNELADFIGNRLEQRVYHVGRLDADSEGLLLLTNDGTLAHKLMHPSYEVLKTYLAEVAGPIPRNLGKRLMAGVELEDGPVKVDSFKVVDTLGKTAQVELSLHEGRKHIVRRLLAEVGHPVSRLVRTAIGPIRLGDLRTGRIRRLTNAEVAALFKAVGD encoded by the coding sequence ATGCGACGCGATGACCGTGCCCCGAAGACCGACGCCCCCGTGTACGAGGGGGCCGAGCGCCTGCAGAAGGTGCTCGCCGCCGCCGGCGTGGGCTCCCGACGTGCCTGCGAGGACCTGATCTTCCGGCGCCGGGTGACCGTGAACGGCCGGGTCGCCCAGCTCGGCGACAAGGTCGACCCCGCCACCGCCGTGATCCACGTCGACGGCGAGCGCCTCCAGGCCAACAACCGCCTGGTCTACGTGGCGATGAACAAGCCGCGCGGGGTGGTTACCACCATGGCGGACGAGAAGGGACGCAACGAGCTCGCCGACTTCATCGGTAACCGGCTGGAGCAGCGGGTCTACCACGTCGGGCGGCTCGATGCCGACAGCGAGGGGCTGCTGCTGCTCACCAACGACGGCACCCTCGCCCACAAGCTCATGCACCCGTCGTACGAGGTGCTCAAGACCTACCTCGCCGAGGTGGCCGGGCCGATCCCGCGCAACCTGGGCAAGCGGCTGATGGCCGGGGTGGAGCTGGAGGACGGGCCGGTCAAGGTCGACTCGTTCAAGGTGGTGGACACCCTGGGCAAGACCGCCCAGGTGGAGCTCTCCCTGCACGAGGGGCGCAAGCACATCGTGCGGCGGTTGCTGGCCGAGGTGGGGCACCCGGTGTCCCGGCTGGTGCGTACCGCGATCGGGCCGATCCGGCTGGGGGACCTGCGTACCGGGCGGATCCGGCGGTTGACCAACGCCGAAGTCGCCGCCCTGTTCAAGGCCGTGGGTGACTGA
- a CDS encoding ParA family protein: protein MAGNGDRADAWTSELREQQASLGAGLGPADPAAYTMRKPIPEPMPTDRHGPARIIAMANQKGGVGKTTTTINLGAALAEYGRKVLLVDFDPQGALSVGLGVNPHNLDLSVYNLLMQDDVAAEDVLIKTDVAGLHILPANIDLSAAEIQLVNEVAREMALARVLRNVRKEYDYILIDCQPSLGLLAINALTVAHGVLIPLECEFFSLRGVALLLDTIDKVRERLNFDLELEGILATMYDSRTTHCRQVLQRVVEAFGDKVYQTVITKTVKFPESTVAGAPITTLDPASSGARNYRQLAREVIAAQADR, encoded by the coding sequence ATGGCTGGCAACGGTGACCGTGCCGACGCCTGGACGTCGGAGCTCCGCGAGCAGCAGGCGTCGCTCGGCGCGGGCCTGGGTCCGGCGGACCCGGCCGCCTACACGATGCGCAAGCCGATCCCGGAGCCGATGCCCACGGACCGGCACGGGCCGGCGCGGATCATCGCGATGGCCAACCAGAAGGGTGGCGTCGGGAAGACCACGACGACCATCAACCTGGGTGCCGCGCTCGCCGAGTACGGCCGCAAGGTGCTGCTGGTCGACTTCGACCCGCAGGGCGCGCTCTCGGTCGGGCTGGGGGTCAACCCGCACAACCTCGACCTGTCGGTCTACAACCTGCTGATGCAGGACGACGTCGCCGCCGAGGACGTCCTGATCAAGACCGACGTCGCCGGGCTGCACATCCTGCCCGCCAACATCGACCTCTCCGCCGCGGAGATCCAGCTGGTCAACGAGGTAGCCCGGGAGATGGCCCTGGCCCGGGTGCTGCGCAACGTGCGCAAGGAGTACGACTACATCCTGATCGACTGCCAGCCCTCGCTGGGCCTGCTGGCGATCAACGCGCTCACCGTGGCGCACGGCGTGCTCATCCCGCTGGAGTGCGAGTTCTTCAGCCTGCGCGGGGTGGCGCTGCTGCTGGACACCATCGACAAGGTGCGCGAGCGGCTCAACTTCGACCTGGAGCTCGAAGGCATCCTCGCCACCATGTACGACAGCCGCACCACCCACTGCCGGCAGGTGCTCCAGCGGGTGGTCGAGGCGTTCGGCGACAAGGTCTACCAGACGGTCATCACCAAGACGGTGAAGTTCCCGGAGTCCACGGTGGCCGGTGCGCCGATCACCACCCTCGACCCGGCCTCCTCCGGAGCGCGCAACTACCGGCAGCTGGCCCGTGAGGTGATCGCCGCCCAGGCCGACCGGTAG
- a CDS encoding segregation and condensation protein A: MTAPPLDPPTTPEQPPVLAAEAAAEVATDPAGVPQAAESAGFTVRLANFTGPFDLLLQLIGKHKLDVTEVALHKVTDEFIAYIRAMGDQWDLDEASEFLLIAATLLDLKAARLLPAAEVEDEEDLALLEARDLLFARLLQYKAYKEAAAHIAELEAVGGRRYPRAVTLEPRYAEALPDLVLGIGPERLLKLAIRAMTPKPTPEVSIAHVHMVRVSVREHAAILTERLRRAGTATFSLLCADCEITLEVVARFLALLELYREGLVSFVQDQALEELTVRWTGPADGDTELHIDEYAGSAEAAEPDGAAPEAPAEPADADTTGTTEE, from the coding sequence GTGACCGCGCCGCCCCTGGACCCGCCGACGACCCCGGAGCAGCCGCCCGTGCTGGCCGCCGAGGCCGCCGCGGAGGTGGCCACGGACCCGGCCGGCGTGCCGCAGGCCGCGGAGAGCGCCGGCTTCACCGTCCGGCTGGCGAACTTCACCGGACCGTTCGACCTGCTGCTGCAACTGATCGGCAAGCACAAGCTCGACGTCACCGAGGTGGCGCTGCACAAGGTCACCGACGAGTTCATCGCGTACATCCGGGCGATGGGCGACCAGTGGGACCTGGACGAGGCGAGCGAGTTCCTGCTCATCGCGGCCACCCTGCTCGACCTGAAGGCGGCCCGGCTGCTGCCCGCCGCCGAGGTCGAGGACGAGGAGGACCTGGCCCTGCTGGAGGCGCGGGACCTGCTCTTCGCCCGGCTGTTGCAGTACAAGGCGTACAAGGAGGCGGCGGCGCACATCGCCGAGCTGGAGGCGGTGGGCGGCCGGCGCTATCCCCGCGCGGTCACCCTGGAGCCCCGGTACGCCGAGGCGCTGCCCGACCTGGTCCTCGGCATCGGCCCGGAGCGGCTGCTCAAGCTCGCGATCCGGGCGATGACTCCGAAGCCCACGCCCGAGGTCTCCATCGCGCACGTGCACATGGTGCGGGTCAGCGTCCGGGAGCACGCGGCGATCCTCACCGAGCGGCTGCGCCGCGCCGGAACCGCCACCTTCTCGCTGCTCTGCGCCGACTGCGAGATCACCCTGGAGGTGGTGGCCCGGTTCCTGGCGCTGCTGGAGCTGTACCGGGAGGGGCTGGTCTCCTTCGTGCAGGACCAGGCGCTGGAGGAGTTGACGGTGCGGTGGACCGGCCCCGCCGACGGCGACACCGAACTGCACATCGACGAGTACGCCGGCTCGGCGGAAGCGGCGGAACCCGACGGCGCCGCGCCGGAAGCGCCGGCCGAGCCGGCGGACGCGGACACCACGGGTACGACGGAGGAGTGA
- a CDS encoding NUDIX domain-containing protein, translating to MSAVEHRYELRDRQERFQGRIFSVVTDEVTMPGGGTAKRDYVRHVGAVAVVALDDAGQVVLVRQYRQPVGRHLWELPAGLMDVDGEPLPAAAARELAEEADLTAGTLDLLVDVHTSPGFSDEVVRVFLARDLADVPAEARHERRDEEADIQIVRLDLDEAVGMVLAGEITNGPCVAGLLAAARARDAGWSVLRRADAPLPR from the coding sequence GTGAGCGCCGTCGAGCACCGCTACGAGCTGCGGGACCGCCAGGAGCGCTTCCAGGGCCGGATCTTCTCGGTGGTCACCGACGAGGTGACCATGCCCGGCGGCGGCACCGCGAAGCGGGACTACGTCCGGCACGTCGGCGCGGTCGCCGTGGTGGCCCTCGACGACGCCGGCCAGGTGGTGCTCGTCCGGCAGTACCGGCAGCCGGTGGGGCGGCACCTCTGGGAGTTGCCCGCCGGGCTGATGGACGTCGACGGCGAGCCGCTGCCCGCGGCCGCCGCCCGCGAGCTGGCCGAGGAGGCCGACCTGACCGCCGGCACGCTCGACCTGCTGGTCGACGTGCACACCTCGCCGGGCTTCTCCGACGAGGTGGTCCGGGTCTTCCTCGCCCGCGACCTCGCCGACGTGCCGGCCGAGGCGCGGCACGAGCGCCGCGACGAGGAGGCCGACATCCAGATCGTCCGGCTCGACCTGGACGAGGCGGTCGGCATGGTGCTGGCCGGGGAGATCACCAACGGTCCGTGCGTGGCCGGGCTGCTCGCCGCTGCCCGGGCCCGCGACGCCGGCTGGTCGGTGCTGCGCCGGGCCGACGCCCCGCTGCCCCGCTGA
- the scpB gene encoding SMC-Scp complex subunit ScpB: MSDEERRDSLADQAAAWVPPWERPTPPRPTPPAEPSEPSDEPAAPTAVADDDGTRSPGKPDLPEPHGEENAATSGAEPTGQSHPAEETASTADPAPTGGTDEPAGEGAAARVPGKQPGPRRRATPAPEPAPVLDDAELRGALEAILLVVDEPVSELTLAQVLEQPAERVGPMLDEIAAGYTAAGHGFELRRAAGGWRLYTRPEYATYVERFVLDGQSVRLTQAALETLAVIAYKQPVTRSRISAIRGVNCDGVIRTLVSRGLVEECGTEPDSGAFLYRTTTMFLEKLGLNSVDDLPPLAPFLPDDVEELADATR, encoded by the coding sequence ATGAGCGACGAGGAGCGCCGGGACTCCCTGGCCGACCAGGCGGCGGCCTGGGTCCCACCCTGGGAGCGCCCCACCCCGCCGCGCCCCACCCCGCCGGCCGAGCCGTCGGAGCCGTCCGACGAGCCGGCCGCGCCGACCGCCGTCGCCGACGATGACGGGACCCGGTCGCCGGGGAAGCCGGACCTTCCCGAACCCCACGGCGAGGAGAACGCCGCGACGTCCGGCGCGGAGCCGACGGGACAGTCGCACCCGGCCGAGGAGACTGCTTCCACGGCCGACCCCGCGCCGACCGGCGGCACCGACGAGCCGGCGGGGGAGGGCGCGGCTGCCCGCGTACCCGGGAAACAGCCGGGACCCCGGCGGCGGGCGACGCCCGCGCCGGAGCCGGCGCCGGTGTTGGACGACGCGGAGCTGCGGGGCGCGCTGGAGGCCATCCTGCTGGTGGTGGACGAGCCGGTCAGCGAGTTGACCCTGGCCCAGGTGCTGGAGCAGCCCGCCGAGCGGGTCGGGCCGATGCTGGACGAGATCGCCGCCGGCTACACCGCGGCCGGGCACGGTTTCGAGCTGCGCCGGGCGGCCGGTGGCTGGCGTCTCTACACCCGGCCGGAATACGCCACCTACGTGGAACGGTTCGTACTTGACGGGCAGTCGGTACGGCTGACCCAGGCCGCGCTGGAGACGCTCGCGGTGATCGCCTACAAGCAGCCGGTCACCCGTTCGCGGATCTCGGCCATCCGGGGTGTGAACTGCGACGGGGTCATCCGTACGCTGGTCTCCCGCGGGCTGGTCGAGGAGTGCGGCACCGAACCGGACAGCGGGGCGTTCCTCTACCGGACCACCACGATGTTCCTGGAGAAACTGGGGCTGAACTCGGTGGACGACCTCCCGCCGCTCGCCCCGTTCCTCCCCGACGACGTAGAAGAGCTTGCCGATGCGACGCGATGA